The Cannabis sativa cultivar Pink pepper isolate KNU-18-1 chromosome 8, ASM2916894v1, whole genome shotgun sequence genomic interval attaaaaaaaagtcttTATTcaatgtttttttattattactggtaaaaagtaaaaaagaaaagtaaaggtaaaatatttttttttgttattattatttaatatgtgTACAATTATTAAGTCTCCAATAATTGACCatgaataaattaatattacattttcttttttgaaaaatgttTCACTTGTCCTTGGGCTGGACATGGTATAACCATCACACGTTTTGTAGTACTTATCATCATTATCATTTTCTTTGCTAGCTGAATTATGATGGACCATTAACATTTATATATGAGAAATGATAAGTCCTGGACTCTAGTGACACAAGTACTATAATGTGTTATATTGTTGTAATTCAGtgagttttatatatatttaaaataagtaattattataaaaGGGCTAATCATTTTAAGGTGCTATTATAATTATGggatttttttaagaatatactaAATTAAGTaactttttacaaaaatgacgttttttttaaaatgaaaaccaAATGACGTGACACATACAAAGAgtgtgttttaaaaaattggGCCGAAAAAATCGGGATTACAAGCCCAATATACAAATcgttaaaaaatagaaaattaccataaaaacgTCAACTACATATACGGAAACTTAACATAACAAAAATAACgtcatttttgaaaataattgccAAAATAAGGTGGCCCATGAAAATTTCCCTATAATTATTATGGTGGTAGACACAAAAGCAATAAGTACTACTCATAAAGTTTCCTTACATATTATATTGTATATCCAAGAAATGTTTTACTATTATTTAGACCATATTGTGCTAAATTAACATAAACAACACAAAGTTGTACTGTacattattaaaaagaaaagaaaaagaaggtgctgaatattataataaaaaaaaaagtataattaaTGCTTAACACTTCTATCGATGTCATGCACCTAATAGTGTTATTAAGTACATCcagttttatgtaatttaataaaataaattttaaataatattattaacttATCGTGGGACGTCATTTATAGAAAGTGGTTGGAACCACTAATGTCTTTTAGTTTTAACAATTTTCTTTTAGAATGTTAGAGAGTTCtacattgccaattggttttgggatggaacctcattcacCTTATTcacaaattctaacatggtatcagagcaaaacaaacaaaaaaaaaatctctagcGACTATCCAACCCCAAAAAATAAACCGATTGAAGTagagctgaaaaaaaaaagatagccacaaaaaatccaaaaaaaattgatCAAGAGCCAAAGTCAAAAAAAGCCACTTGTGATTCGAGGATATAGTgagccaaaaataaaaaagagccaccaaaaatccaaaaataccgATCTGAAAAGTAGAGCAAAAAGAGCAACTTGTGATCAGGGATAGTGAGCTAAAAAAGAACCGCTTATTATGATCGAGTTGTCCAAGATGGTGAGCAAGTAAAATCGCTACCATCTTCAGGGGATGTTAGagagtcccacattgctaatgtgtggaaagataatagaatatataaaatgaatggattattcctcccattgccaattagTTTTGGAATAGAACCACATTCACCTTATTCACAAATTCTAACATAgaacattaataattaatacttaTGGTCCTTTAAGAGATAGAGTTGTCGCATTCTTGGTAAAATGGGAGAAAGGAGCGTCCTCAAGTgttataaaaaagacaaaatgccattcaagactttataattaaataaagataaTCTAATTGATAAATGAGTGGCTTTGCTTTGCTTTCATCCATGATATTTATCGTATAGTACCACGATCAATTCTATTTTtccttaatttttctttttcttttctttttaatgtacAGTACAAGTTTATATGTTGTTTATGTTAATTTAGCACAATATGGTCTAAATAATAGTAAAACATTTCCTAGATATACgtacaatataatatattaatggaACTTTGTGTCTACTAtactatttaaattaaaatatataaaattcaatatttaattacactagCTAATAAACGTACTTGAAGAGCATTTCTCATATATAAATGTTACTGGTCGATGATAATTCAGCTAGCAAAGAAAATAATAAGGATGATAAGTACTAGAAAACAACGTGTGATGGTGGTACCATGTCCAGCCCAAGGCCATGTGAAACCCCTCGTACTCTTTTCTCACAAGCTTGCCCAACATGGCTTTAGAATCACTTTCGTTTACACCGACTTCGATCACAACCGAATCTCGAGTGCCAAGAAAGATGACGACGacgatgataataataataatattgagtTTGTGTCAATCCCAGATGGGTTGAGGCCAGAAGACGATAGAGGTGATCTAGGCAATTTATGTAAAGCAAACTTGGAGACTATTCCTGCAGAGGTTGAAAAACTCATTACAACCATAAATGGTAGTTCGAATAATTACGAAAACAATATTAGTTGTTTGGTTTCTGATGTTTATTTAGGATGTGCTATGGAAGTTGCTACTAAGTTGGGTATTAAAGGAGCAGTATTCTGTCCTTCCTCTGCTGCTCTTCTTGTCCATGCCAGGTATATACCAAACATGGTAAACCAAgggatcatggatgagtctgaTGGTACGTACCTCTACATtagtttttatatattaattatagtttACTTATTCTTAAGCTACCACTTTTTTTTTGGCAAGAAAAGTATTCATTaggaattaattagaaaatggtatatgaatgaaattcagATCCGGTGTCTAGATTTTCCGATAAGCGGTATTTCAAAGCTGCATCCGTACATATCGGAGGTTATCTTGCAAATAATGTTATTAAAATTAAAGTGACTtttgttaatatttttgttttttaatttttttaatcataaaaataaaatttttgtttttgaaatacAAACGagagttttgtttttaattttaaaaagcaaaaaataaaagtgttctatcaaatttatttttattttttgattttatttaagttaagTCTAAATTTGGAATgcatctataaaaaaaaatagaaaaatgctTGTTTGACCTCAGGAGAAATTAAGAACCCATTTTAAATAGTAAAACCTTTTTCCTCCACCCAAGAAATCATCCCATCACCCAAAACTTCAAAAGTAGTAAGTAAATTCTGAAATAGTTTACCATAACTTTTGAGAGGCCACTGTCCCAATTAACCCACCCAAACACCATTATCATTTTTCAAGCGAGTTACAGTTAATACCCTTCTTGGAGCCAAACTTGCTTCGATCTCTACTTTCAATAAACCTCTTTCTGAGTTAGCAACTCAAACAAGTGTCTCTATCCTCATACAATCTAACTGAACCCTCATCACGATTAGATTTTAACTTCTAATATTTTCCTTGCATTTATCAATTCTTTTATTAAAAGACACTACTAAAAAAGGCCACATGCGTCTGTTCAAAACAGTCAGATATAATATTTCCTGTCAGTTCTTAAAATTGATGCCTTAGTCGCACACAGAAGTAAAACAAACGAAACTCCAATTAATCAATATACAAAATACATtatcaataaaatatattatattcaataatccaaaaaaataaaacatcaactagtaaaaattactctttcaataacaacaacaacaataataataaaaatcccAGATCTGGCTGCCTCCGCCTCCATCCAcctaaaaaaagaacaaaaaaattaagagagagaaagatgaaCAACTCACCTACTGTGGAGGCGATTAGAGAGTGAcgccagagagagagagagaactatCATGCTCAGGTGATGGTGCAATGGAGGGATTACATGAGGGTTCGACCACCCTACATGCATGAAGGTTCTCTAAGCTAagcatttttaaacttaaaactatAACTCAAAGAAATTCGAGTTTCAACAGCGGGAACTATGAAACTAGGAGTATGATCACTTGAAGAAACTTAATATTATACAACTTTGCCTCACGAAAAAATCTCAACCGAGAATAAGAGACTAATGCTTTATCCAATCTTACTTCAACTCAATGAGCAGTCCCTCTTCCCTTTTCTCGTGTAATTAATGGATACCCCGTAAGCTTAGCTCAAGATCCACTAGCTCGCAATCACGCATTGCACATTGAAGATTACTAGTAATCCCTCCATTTACTAGTAAATTATTTGGATTTGTCTGAATGAAATCCCCCCACTAAACTCCCTACCATCTTCACCACCACAGATGACATACTTCTCGGTTGCAAATCATGCATGTGAGTAAACATAATTTTACACACTTGGTGGGAAACCAATGAAGTAATTAAGTAATCATGATCAAACGAATATCATTTAACAAGAgtgttattattataattagtggaaataataataattgatgaGGACGAGAATGAATATTACAACAGTTCTCACCTCCTTTGACGCCTATGTTGACACCTCTTTGTAATTGAAAGCtagaatttaatttagaaaaatactagaggaaataaatgatgtttagtgtaTCATTATTAGTGTAATCAAGTATTAAGAACTACTCATGGTgctttgtaatttatttttacttatTATTTGACAGGAACTTCAATCCATAAACAAATAATTCAACTATCTCCTAACATGCCTAGCATAAACACAGAAAAATTTCCATGGACTATTGATGGTTCAACAAAACAGAAGAGATTGTTTCAAGTTTACTTCAAAGCATGTCAAGCCTCAGAAATAGCTGAATGGTGTCTCTGTAATACAACTTATGATATCGAATCTTCTGCGCTTTCTTTAAATCCAAAGTTTCTTTCAATAGGCCCATTAATGGCGAACCAAGCTAATAACTCATCAGATATTCCAGGGTCACAATTTTGGGCTGAAGACTCATCTTGTTTAAATTGGCTTGATCAACAAAAGCCTTGCTCAGTCATATACATTGCATTTGGTAGCTTGACAATCCATGATAATACTCAAATTCTTGAGCTAGCTCGAGGGTTAGAACTCATTGGTAAGCCTTTTCTTTGGGTTGTTCGTCCGGGTTTCATGTCCGGTGATCTTGGACATGAGTTTGACCCAATTAGAATTTTAGGCAACAATaattttggaaaattggtaAGTTGGGCACCTCAACAAAAGGTTTTGAGTCACCCTTCTATTGCTTGTTTTGTAAGTCATTGTGGTTGGAACTCAACTATAGAAGGTTTAAGCAATGGAGTACCTTTTTTGTGTTGGCCTTATTTTGGTGATCAATTTTTGGATAAAGCATATATATGTGATGTTTGGAAGGTTGGAATAGAGCTTGAACCGAGCGAAAGTGGAATCATCCTTAGTCAAGAAATAGAAATTAAAGTGAATAAACTTTTAGGTGAtgaggaaataagaaaaaagtcTATCCAATTGAAGGAAATGATACTGAAGAATATAGCTAAAGATGGTCAATCTTTTAAGAATTTGGACAAATTTATCAAATGGTTAGAGGAGACATAATATAATGATCATATCCTTCTAGTTTTGTTTGGAGTTGGCTACAATAAAGACGTCAAGATTTgactcaaattatttatttctttacttCTTTATCTATATTTGTAAAGTTGCAATTTATTTTTGGGTGTTAAAAGAAAACTCTTGGTGATCAAGTTTTGACGAGTCTTCTAGAAGAAGCTTTGAAATGTCTTGGTCCTTAAGTTGTCTTGGTGCTTAAGTTTTAATTTGTAACTTTATAAATGtgtattttgtgtgttaaaGTATGTGTGGAGAAAAATATAGTGAGTTGTGAAAAAAGAAGTGTGAATTTATTGTTTGATGAGAGTGAAGAAACAAATAGTGTATTGGGATTTAGGTAGAGAGATTGAGATATAGaacatttatgtaatttaaagtgATAAGTGAACTATATCTTTTTTATGggtttggtaattttactagaCAGAGTAAATTACTTTACTtcgtttttttattattttgttgcgcttgaagtttattattttttttttccaataattataaatattttctctaaatttattaattaggaaaataatattaattacaatttccttatctatctatatatctatatatattataaaagaaaGCATAAACATAGCATCTTACAtttttttcattcaatttttaaaattttgtaattttgtaaaattttgctattttgtttgaaaaaaagaaatttcTTCCTCAAATACAATATAACTAAATTTCCtacattgtttataaattatttaggtATTATCCATGTAGGCTATAAATATTGTTCTTATTATGTCATATTGATttgtcttaaaataattttttttatcatggtTCGTTCATTAATTTCTTACcctataagttttatttttattgtcttaGAGCATCTCCAAGGAGTACACTAAATTTAGTGTCATACTATCACCAaatttaatgttaaaaattatttctacTCCAATCACACcattaaaaattactcttaaaaatatttcatattattatattaacgAGGGAACTTTACCATGCGTTGCGCGGTTGTTCTTaaaagtttgatattatacATTTTCTATTTAGAAACCTATAAAAGCATAATTGATTATCATAttatgttttaatatttataaatttattcttttaaaaaaatacatttatttttaaatttattgtgCTTTGTAAAATCATGAATCATAAATTTTGTTTGTGATGAATAGATGAAATACATACGTAAAAAAATGACACTATACATAGTGTTACGTAATAAAaagtttatttatatttattttttaattttagatcaatgataaatatatatattgaataatatatagtataaaATACGATTTtccaaagaaataaaaatatatatatagtattaagttaaggggaattaccccatatactgtttttttcttataatttacggtttgggtttctaaaggaGTTTCTCTAGTGGTTTTTATATGGGttgctatacgattttttgttgcgatttaggttgcagcgctagttgcaatagggatttctatgtagaatttcgtaaaaatacaaaaaaaaaaaaaaattgttttgaagtgtaaaaataaaaaaaaccccTTAAGTTAATTTAGtatataacaaaataattatgttaaaattGACAATTGAAATTTCATAATATTGCTCCTTATTGTTGTGATATTATATACCTCCACATTAAATTTGATTGAAATATACCCAGTTTTACAAGTGGATTGCTTAATATGCCCTTCACACAAGTCTCCTCCATATAGCCATTAACACCCCAACGGAACTCCAGATTCTGCCATCTCTTGCCCTCCCAACGTATCCACCATTGTCAGCATCCCACTGCCTCCTCCGCCAGGCAATCAACACTACACATCGATAATAACAACTAACATCAGCGCTACACATCGACAATCACAGCCACCAGCATTCCTCTGCCTCCTCCTTCTATTTGAATGTATGTAACTTTGTCTTTAGCTTTccttttcaaaatttgtattAGTTTCTCTCTTTAGGTCTAGTTTCTCCAATTCTCCAATTTTTTTGGTTTGTATTGCCtttgtacatatttatatatactgcATAAATTTGTGTGTTTATTAGGATCATTGTATAACAATATAATGCCTTATAACTATTTGTTGAAATAACTCATAGAAAgttctcttctttcttcctaACTTCACACCAGTTTTTTAATGGCATAATATGGAGTTAATGATCTAACTCGTCTAGCTAGTTATTGTGGAAATAAAAATTCTTGTAACAAGAAGGGCAATGAAAATAATGGGAAATCCATGAGAATAAACTTTTTGTGTGAATGTGCGTGTGTGTTTTGAATATAAGACTATGACAAAATTGATATTAGTTGGGGAATACATTATCTGTGTGCTCGCCTAATGAAcccatataaaaattattttcatggttTCATGAAAATTATAGAGAAAAAATGATTGCAAAGCCTACGAAAAATATCAGTGAAGCTCGTGGAGCCTCCTATAGGCAGAGATGCCTGTGAAGcttttagagaaaattaaaaagaatatcACATTAGAACATAAATAGAGATGGTGAATGGAAGGGGTATAATAGGAATAGAAACTGAAAAAGAAGGTATAAGCGAGAAAATTTAAAACTAAAGGTAAAAATAAGAGAGCCTAACTTAAAAATGGTACAAGATTTAATTTACTCAACTAACTTTGTGTGGTAGGTAGAATGAGTTAAATGGAGGCTGACAAATTAAAAATGAGACcgaattattaaaaattgtataaaaatatgtataattatgacaattaatttaaaaaaaaataataataatgaattgTAAGACCATAATATTTTACCTTTTTGGTAACAATATATCTTGTGATTTGTGAATAATCTGACTAAATATGAAGTTGTGAAATATAATTTGAGTATTTGGTTCATTAATTTGTGTGTTAAAATAGGTAAAACAGGCTTTTGATATTTCTTTTCTAAGATGAACTTATaatgtattattttaaaatatataatttaaggaAGTGGATGGACTAACATCTTCAACAAAATCGACTCACTGAGTGCGGTGCAAGCTATTCAAAGctctataaaaataattttgttgatTGGTTTGATCATTTAAGATTGTAAAGATTTACTTGTAGTGGCTCACATGTTTGTTAGAGCTGCTAGATTATATCCTTATTGTGATTTTAGTTTGGAGTCTATTCTAACTAATTTACTACTTTATTTGGTGGcgaaacaataaaaataaatatatgtatgtgtatttcTTTTTCTCATTCATATTAATCTCCTTCTTTTGCCTttgccttctctctcttttctttctctctctcatccCTAGAGGAAAAGTGGAAGACGCAAGAAGAATATATACCCAATTACATAAACCACTAAAAATTGGGTGATGACAGTTATGATGGAGGAATGCCATGTCGGATATCTCTCACTATAATTAAATGGTCCTACATAtcaattcatatatatttaatattggaAAGCCACCTCCAAGTTTGTGATCCCAAAAGATCCACAGCTGGTCTTCTAGTTTTTCTAGCATTTCATAAAATCAAgaagtaattaatatatataatgcatGGATgtgatatttttcaatttacacacaaataatattaattattcttccttcaaaaaaaaaaatattaattattctaAACATATAATATGTAAACATGATGTGAAAacagaggaaaaagaaaagagagaaaataaatattgatttgTTGAATGAGTTGCAAAATTACCGGAGAAAAGAGTACTTGTAAAACTCAAG includes:
- the LOC133028942 gene encoding UDP-glycosyltransferase 83A1-like isoform X2 → MIIQLAKKIIRMISTRKQRVMVVPCPAQGHVKPLVLFSHKLAQHGFRITFVYTDFDHNRISSAKKDDDDDDNNNNIEFVSIPDGLRPEDDRGCAMEVATKLGIKGAVFCPSSAALLVHARYIPNMVNQGIMDESDGTSIHKQIIQLSPNMPSINTEKFPWTIDGSTKQKRLFQVYFKACQASEIAEWCLCNTTYDIESSALSLNPKFLSIGPLMANQANNSSDIPGSQFWAEDSSCLNWLDQQKPCSVIYIAFGSLTIHDNTQILELARGLELIGKPFLWVVRPGFMSGDLGHEFDPIRILGNNNFGKLVSWAPQQKVLSHPSIACFVSHCGWNSTIEGLSNGVPFLCWPYFGDQFLDKAYICDVWKVGIELEPSESGIILSQEIEIKVNKLLGDEEIRKKSIQLKEMILKNIAKDGQSFKNLDKFIKWLEET
- the LOC133028942 gene encoding UDP-glycosyltransferase 83A1-like isoform X1: MIIQLAKKIIRMISTRKQRVMVVPCPAQGHVKPLVLFSHKLAQHGFRITFVYTDFDHNRISSAKKDDDDDDNNNNIEFVSIPDGLRPEDDRGDLGNLCKANLETIPAEVEKLITTINGSSNNYENNISCLVSDVYLGCAMEVATKLGIKGAVFCPSSAALLVHARYIPNMVNQGIMDESDGTSIHKQIIQLSPNMPSINTEKFPWTIDGSTKQKRLFQVYFKACQASEIAEWCLCNTTYDIESSALSLNPKFLSIGPLMANQANNSSDIPGSQFWAEDSSCLNWLDQQKPCSVIYIAFGSLTIHDNTQILELARGLELIGKPFLWVVRPGFMSGDLGHEFDPIRILGNNNFGKLVSWAPQQKVLSHPSIACFVSHCGWNSTIEGLSNGVPFLCWPYFGDQFLDKAYICDVWKVGIELEPSESGIILSQEIEIKVNKLLGDEEIRKKSIQLKEMILKNIAKDGQSFKNLDKFIKWLEET